Proteins encoded by one window of Papio anubis isolate 15944 chromosome 7, Panubis1.0, whole genome shotgun sequence:
- the LBHD2 gene encoding LBH domain-containing protein 2 has translation MSTPRPASPQPGTTEGAGGPAGKAVAGAREKGPRLGQRLPSIVVEPSEADPVESGELRWPLESAQRGPSQSQAAAASSPSLPGEPGKAADAAGRECACSEDPAAPARG, from the exons atgAGCACCCCCCGGCCTGCTTCACCACAGCCAGGCACTACTGAGGGGGCTGGAGGCCCAGCAGGGAAG GCTGTGGCGGGTGCCCGGGAGAAGGGCCCTAGACTGGGCCAGCGGCTGCCCTCAATCGTGGTGGAGCCCAGTGAGGCGGACCCTGTGGAGAGCGGGGAGCTGCGCTGGCCCCTGGAGAGTGCCCAGAGGGGCCCCTCTCAGAGCCAGGCTGCTGCTG CCTCCTCCCCGAGTCTGCCTGGAGAACCAGGGAAAGCTGCAGATGCTGCTGGCAGAGAGTGTGCCTGCTCTGAGGACCCAGCAGCCCCGGCCCGGGGATAG